AAGTGGTTGGTCCTGGTGGACCTCCCGATGGTCACGGTGATGAAGACGATGAGCACCATCACTGAGAGACTAACGTTTTGTTTTCAGGGTTTTCAAAAGTTCTACTTCTACATTTCTTTGTTGGAATAAACAAATGTTTTTCGATCCTTTTGAAACAACACTCAGGCATCGGAGTTTCTAAATGCCAAAACTCTTATGACCGTGGTTTCCCCCTTTTTGTAACAACTCTTGAATCTGAATCGGTCTTGCCTCTTGAGCAGAATGTTCATACCCCCTTCGTAACTCGCATGAACCGAATCTACTTGTGGCACAACGTTTCATGTGATTTTTAAAGATTTGTCACTAGAAAACCATCTCGATTTGATTGTTTAGAACTCGTCATATATTCTAATGCTTCATCGTTCATCTCTATTAACAAGTCAAACAGACAATTGATCAAAAGCTGACACAGTCGAGACATCTTTCGCAAACATTTCCGCTAAAATTTGCATAGAAGGTAAGAACCGATTTGGCACGTGCCTAGCTTCTCACGTACGAGTTAAATTAGAATCTCTATTCGTCCATCAGAATCGTCTCTGAGTCATCATCGTTCGTCACCATGTGGAGAAGAATCGTCTCCTCCGGTCTCAAAACCCTAGCCTCTGATCTCGCCGCGGCTTCTCCTCCTTGTCGATCGATAGCCGCCACCGCGAGACCCGCTGGCTCCTACCTCGCTGCCAATCGATCAGCCATTTCTGCTTCTTCCGTCACCCCTCGCCATTTCAGCTCCGAATCAGGTGACACGTCGTTGCTACAGATCTCGAGATCTCGATTTCGCGGTGCAATAGATTTTAGAGGATGGATATAGAATATGTATTGGTCTATGAGATGATTAATTCGTTTGCTAAAACGAACCAATTAGATTGGTTTAATACTCATATCTGAGATGTATTGGACTCTGTAGTAGTAGAGACTTCTGTGAAGAAGAAGAAGGTGGAGGATGTAATGCCCATCGCCACTGGACATGAAAAGGAAGAGCTTGAAGCTGAACTCGAGGTGGTTCCTAATCTTTAGAGTCTATATGCATCTTTAACATATCGTATGGTGCAAATGTGTTTTACTGCAACTCATCATGACTGTCAGTGTCACCCCATCACTTATTTCGAAACAATCTTTCTGCTTGATAACACGCTCCTTGTCATTGTCATTGTTTTTTTTTGTTGGGGATAGGGGAGGAGGCTGCTTGACATCGACTTCCCTGAAGGTCCTTTTGGAACCAAGGTTAGTTGTATTTCTATTATCTTGTAACTCTCACTTTAAATATCTTACGTTGAGTTATATTTCTTTAAGAATCCTT
The DNA window shown above is from Brassica oleracea var. oleracea cultivar TO1000 chromosome C3, BOL, whole genome shotgun sequence and carries:
- the LOC106328146 gene encoding cytochrome c oxidase subunit 5b-1, mitochondrial-like; the protein is MWRRIVSSGLKTLASDLAAASPPCRSIAATARPAGSYLAANRSAISASSVTPRHFSSESVVETSVKKKKVEDVMPIATGHEKEELEAELEGRRLLDIDFPEGPFGTKEAPAIVKSYYDKRIVGCPGGEGEDEHDVVWFWLEKGKSFECPVCTQFFELEVVGPGGPPDGHGDEDHEHHH